DNA sequence from the Podospora pseudocomata strain CBS 415.72m chromosome 2 map unlocalized CBS415.72m_2.2, whole genome shotgun sequence genome:
GCGGAAAACTAGGTCATAATCCTCAAACTCATGAATGATGCGGTCGATGCGGCGGTATCCATCAATCCGGTCCACTGTCTGCTTGACCAAGCTTCTCTGCTTGTCCTCGACATCAGCGCCATCGCTAGGGGTCGCCGGCTTATTCTTGGTCTGGAATAGGGTGACAGTGAAGCGACCAGGTCGGAAGATGTTGATCACGTGGTCAATGACCTCGGAAGTCTGGCGTCCATTCTGGCCACTCGGCACGTTGGTCTCGAACGAAGCGTATGAGCAAATGGGCTCCGGGGTGACATGGACAGTGAAGTAGTGCGCAGCTCTACTGGCAGCATCATCGCTGGACTTAGTGGGTGCAGGAATGACACCGTTGGCGGAATATCCGCAAGGGGTGAAAAGATAGGAGTCGATGCGAGCCTCGGGGTAGACCGAGGTGGGATAAACTTCAGCCAGACCACACTTGTTGGAAATGACAGTGCCGAGAGCATGGCCCTCCACAGATTTGTCAGAGTCCTCCAGATACCACTGCTTGGCAAGGTCCTGGTCGAGATCCATCATCAAGATCTCGAGTGTCTCGtcatcgttgtcgtcgagggATCCCACACAAGGCGCCACAATGCCTGTGGGGATCTTGGCGGAGCGGGTAGGGCTTCCGCCGGTGCTAGAGCTAGGGGTTCTCGGCGGGGTCAAGGTCGAAGTGGTAGGTGAGGTCATGTACAAATACCAATGATCCGCATTCATGCGACCGACCAGATAGGCGCTACCATTCTCGAACAGTTCGTCCAGGAACTTGACCTCTTCCTTCCAGCTGGAGTGGGGGCCTTGCTGGCGATCAGGGAAGAGGAAGTTCTTGCGGCTGTAAAAGACACGGTGAGGTGTGGCGGCAACGCGCTCATCCTCCAGTGTCTTGACGTTGTGGAAAGGGAATCCGGCATCGATAGCAGCGATGCGAAGAAGACGGCGCAGGCCCAGCaacagggtggtggtgccgcaGGTCTTGAGGATAAGCTTGTGGGGGAACACAAACATGCTAGACTCGGAAAGGAGGTAGGCGTCAACGTGATCAGAGTTGACGATGGACAGGACCTTGCAGTTGACCATATCCAACATGCCCTCCCAGATGGAGGGGCTGACCGACTTCAGGCCATTCTCTTTGACCCCAGGAGGAAGAGTCTTGGCACTCGGCGCAAACCAGACCTCGAGAAGTTTCTCGGGTCCCTCAAAGGCGTTGGTGGAGTCCAAGTCAGCGGTAATCtcgtggttgatggtgagctgGGTCTCCTCAGCGGCGGCGCTGTTGGTGACGTTGGTGGAAGTCATGTTTGACGAGGTTTGGGGCGTGTCGGCTATGTTCTCTGGTGAAAACGTCCGCGGGACACTAGCTGCCGCTCAAACGAACCTTTAGGTCGCTTGAGAGAGTAGGCCCACAGGAAAGGGGTCTCGCTTTAGAGGCTGGCGACGCCAGCAGCAGGTGTTCGGGAGGTGGTATCTGAACGTCTCGCAAGCGGACGTTAGGGGGGGCGGGCACGGAGGGTGACGCGATAGCGCTTTGAGAGCGGAATGTTGGGCTTGCGCTTAAAACAGGCTGTTATTGCAGGTAAACCGATACCTGGGCGCGAGTAtcggagatgatggtggagtAAACCAAGGAAGGGGTGATAGTGAAGCTGTATCGTCGGAATCTAGATTCGAAGAGTTAGACTGGTGCTGGGAATCAGAATATATGTAGGTCGCGCTGGAAGAAGCATTTAAACAAAGCTTGTCATGGTGAAGAAAATTGTGTGTTGAAACGGAGGGACGATTAGCATACCAGGACCTTCCAATGGCTGTGCGCATCTCAAGATGGGATggtcgtcggtggtgttgaaagTTTGCGCGGCAATGCGATAGGTGCAAAAGCTGTGGTGGGATGCTCTCGAAGCTGCCCCTTGGCACGACAGAATCGAATCGGTCGGAAGATCGGCAACAAGTGGCAGTGgttttcttgttttgtttgtaaGCAAGTAGGTCTACCTGGCTGTGAGCCAATGGCACagggaaaaaaataaaaatatcCGGTTGCTGAGAAAATTTTGGCATTTGGTTCTCAAGTGGGATGTGATTCTTCTCTGCGTTTTTTTTACCATGAATGGCGGGGTTTGCTCACCCCTGTCAGCCGTTGCCCAATGCTCCCCAGGTCGTGGAAGCTCAGGGGGGTGTGCCGGTCCCACTGTTAGTAGACCACACTCGTCCCTCTATCAACCCTGAGCACAACCCTAACAATGCTTCATCAACGATGATAATTTTTTGCCTTTCTCGACCACGGGCCGATAAGACCGTTTCATTGAAAAAAGTCCCGTTACTTCCTTGCCCTGACAGCTTACAACACGTGAACCCTGATAAGCCATTGAAGTTATCGCGATGGCATAGTGGGTTATGAATTGATCACCTACGACCCCTATGAATCTACCCTCCTATATCACACGCCCCCCTGCTCAAGTGCCGAAACAACATCAGCAGTAATCGTCTTGAATATCGGTGCCAACGAGCAGTCCTTGTACTTTAGTACCAGTTGCGCGGTATCTCTCTTagcctcctcagcctccgcctccttggcagcTGCCGAGATATCTTGCCCATTAATAACTGTTCCCTCTGGATATCGCGGCCTCTTTCCCGTCTCGACCAAGACAATAAACTGCTGGTCGATGGGAACACGCCCCAAGAACTTGACATTGAAGTCATCAGCCATGacttcacctcctccgctgccAAAAATGTTGGTGCACTCGCTGCAATTCGGGCAAACAAAGCCGCACATGTTCTCGACAACGCCCAATATGCGGATCCCCGTCTTGGTGCAGAAGTTGAGTTCTTTCCTCACGTCGGCAGTAGCCACTGCCTGAGGGGTTGTCACAATTACCGCCCCGGCGACCTGATCTGGCCGTGCCTTTTGAAGCAGTGTCTCGGCAAGAGAGATGTGCTCATCACTCGTGCCAGGTGGTGTATCGATGAGAAGGTAGTCGAGCTCCTCCCAGAAGACATCTGACAAGAACTGGCGCACCATGGCTGTCTTTTTCGGCCCGCGCCATACCACAGCATCGCCTCGCCCAGGGAGTAAAAACCCCAGACTCATGACCCGAAGCGAACCAAGTCCAGAAGTTGGATCGGCTTCATGGACAGTGATGGGTAGCCAGCCCCCGGGTGCCTGTGTCACTTTGGCATCCTCGATGGCAAACATGCGCGGTATCGATGGCCCCGTGAGGTCAACATCAAGAACACCGACCGAGTGGCCAGCTAATGAGAGTGACAATGCGAGCTGGGTAGTCACGGATGACTTTCCGACACCGCCCTTGCCCGAGAGGACCTGCAGATTCGTTAGCATGAGTTTGGtcatgatggccatgacgaTGGCGGGGCAGAGTGCCAAGGTGGGGCAAACGGACAAGGACAATGTGTTTTATCTGGGATAGCGACATTCGATATATGTGCGAAAGTCGAACTTTGTTATTGAGGTCCAGTGCTTACTGAGAGTTTGACCAAATGAGTCTCCGTCAGGGTGGTTGAAAGAGCGCCATCTTGAAAGTCGAAAGGCTTCTTGGGAAATGGTT
Encoded proteins:
- the SPE2 gene encoding spermidine resistance protein (BUSCO:EOG09263LNF; COG:T; EggNog:ENOG503NUFX), which translates into the protein MTSTNVTNSAAAEETQLTINHEITADLDSTNAFEGPEKLLEVWFAPSAKTLPPGVKENGLKSVSPSIWEGMLDMVNCKVLSIVNSDHVDAYLLSESSMFVFPHKLILKTCGTTTLLLGLRRLLRIAAIDAGFPFHNVKTLEDERVAATPHRVFYSRKNFLFPDRQQGPHSSWKEEVKFLDELFENGSAYLVGRMNADHWYLYMTSPTTSTLTPPRTPSSSTGGSPTRSAKIPTGIVAPCVGSLDDNDDETLEILMMDLDQDLAKQWYLEDSDKSVEGHALGTVISNKCGLAEVYPTSVYPEARIDSYLFTPCGYSANGVIPAPTKSSDDAASRAAHYFTVHVTPEPICSYASFETNVPSGQNGRQTSEVIDHVINIFRPGRFTVTLFQTKNKPATPSDGADVEDKQRSLVKQTVDRIDGYRRIDRIIHEFEDYDLVFRYYERDGWTGTKKAMVGEDF
- the CFD1 gene encoding cytosolic Fe-S cluster assembly factor cfd1 (COG:D; EggNog:ENOG503NVQZ) yields the protein MAESNVRRIALSKVIEQLTRYEQLAWGLLAADKASADTGRKSKPFDFQDGALSTTLTETHLVKLSVLSGKGGVGKSSVTTQLALSLSLAGHSVGVLDVDLTGPSIPRMFAIEDAKVTQAPGGWLPITVHEADPTSGLGSLRVMSLGFLLPGRGDAVVWRGPKKTAMVRQFLSDVFWEELDYLLIDTPPGTSDEHISLAETLLQKARPDQVAGAVIVTTPQAVATADVRKELNFCTKTGIRILGVVENMCGFVCPNCSECTNIFGSGGGEVMADDFNVKFLGRVPIDQQFIVLVETGKRPRYPEGTVINGQDISAAAKEAEAEEAKRDTAQLVLKYKDCSLAPIFKTITADVVSALEQGGV